In the Calderihabitans maritimus genome, ATTGTGCCGAATTAAAAGACGCCGACACAAAGATGGTACCATACGTGAATATCTTCAGATCGTAGAAACCAAACGCATTGACGGTAAGATTCGCTGCCTCTGTATTATGGTTTTGGAGGTAGAATTATGGCCCTTAATAGTATTAGTGAAGTCGTGTGGAGCATTAGTAACTTAATACCACTAGTATTGCTTATAGTGTTGCCAGTCTGGCTGATAATAAAAATTAATTCGATAGACAAAAACATTAAAAAGTTATTACAAAAACTCGAAAAATAAAGTGCTGTGTATCTAATGGAAGATGCGTATTTCTTTTGGTGGCTATACTCAATTACAGCCTAATTCGCGTTATATATTGTTCATAAGCAGCTGGTCTGAGACAATTGGAGCGCGGTGGATAATCGTCGATGGAAAGTATAATATTGATGGGACAGACAGAAAAGAAGCCCAGAAAATGGGTAATAACCAGAGATACAGGAAGTTTAAAGAAGCTGTCATGCGGAGATTTAAGTAGGATGGGGGAGCCGTATTCACCATACCAAGGGCATGACCCTTTATGCGAGTAACGGCCACCTCGACCGCCCTCAAAAAGCCGGACAAAGTAATGTAAAGGAAAAAGGCCCCACCCTAAATTCTACAAAAAGGCCTCCCACAGCCCTGGTTAATCTAGCATTTCCTACCATAAGCCCCACTGTTTATATTTAGAAGGTTTGCGATTATTTGATCAAGTCAGACCCTTTATGTGCACACAACCTTCGAAGTTTAGTAAGTTCGTTGGAAATCGACAAAGAAAAAGGCCTTTAGAATGAAATTTATTGGCGTGGATTTGGCCTGGAAGATCGAACCAGCTCCAATAGAAAACCGGTGCGTTTAACAATTAGGCCAAGGAATACTACCCCGGGTTATTTGACTTTTGCCCCTAATGTTGATGGTGACTGAGTGATGAAGGATGTGGTTTCATAGAAGGAATAACGCTGGCCAACAAGGCACCCAACAACAATTACTAAACAAACCAGAAGGCAAGAGAGAGAAGCAGTGGTACAGGGTGGCGGATTTTAGCGGTTGAACCTTATAGTTTGGTACTTAAAGGTATTGTTGATGTAAGCTTGCCTTAATCCGCCTTACTGAAGCTTAACGTGCCGACGATCACCAGTACAAAGGCTACGGCCATCAAAACCAGTATATCAATGGAAAGATTCCAGCGCACAAGCCCTGCTTGGCGGGCTATCTCCAAAAGGGACTTTTCAATCCCCTGACCAAGCTTGATTACCGTACCGGAGAAAACCACAGTGCGGATAGCATCCACTCCGTAAGTGAGTGGGTTAATCACCATGAGGCTTTTCATCCATTCCGGGGCAGTATTTATGGGAAACATGCTGCCGCTTAGAAAGTACAGAGGCATAATTAAAAAGTTCATAATCATTTGGAAGCCCTGCATGGATTCCATCCGAACGGCTATTGATACGCCCAGACTGGTGATAGCAAAGCTCATCAAAAATGACAGCAGAATAATCTTGGTTATTATCCAAACCGAGAGGCTAATCCCCGCAAGGGGTGCCAGCACAATTAAAATGGCCGATTGGATAGTGGCCACTGTAGCCCCACCCAGCACTTTGCCTACTGCTACTGCCCAGCGGGGAACCGGTGCTACCAGCACCTCTTTCAAAAAGCCAAATTCCCGGTCCCAAATGATGGACATTGCGGAAAAGATGGAGGTAAAAAGAACAGACATACCAATGATACCTGGATACATGAAACGCAGGTAGTCCATCCCTGCCGGGGCATTGTTCAAATTCATACTGGCAGTAATACCTTTGCCCAAAATCAAAAGATACAGGAGGGGCTGTCCTACCATTCCCACCATACGAGATCTTTCACGAATAAATGTTTTGAATTCCCGCAACCAGATGGTATAAATCACCTTTAAAGATAGCACCTTCAATGCCTCCTTACCCTGTAACGCACATTCTGCCGGAAAGCCTCCCGGCCGGAAATCTCTTCGCTCCTGATTGTTCTTCCGGTAAGTTTGAGAAATACGTCATCAAGACTTGGTTCCTTCACCTGGATGGACCGGATACGGCCCTGAAACTCAGAAACAACTTTCGGTACAAATTCCGCTCCGTTTGGCACCGTAAAATGATACTCTCCTTGTAATTCTTGGACTTCTACGTTATAACGGGATACCAGCTCTTCCTTCAAACCATTATCACCCCGAACCACAATCTTGTCGCCGCCCAACCTCCGCTTCAAGGTGGCCGGAGAGCCGATGGCCTGAATTTTACCGTAATCTATCACCGCAATACGGTCACAATTTTCCGCCTCGTCCATGTAGTGGGTTGTCATAAACACCGTAATGCCGATCTCATCCCGCAATTTTCTCACGTGATCCCAAATTGCATTACGCGTCTGGGGATCCAGGCCTACAGTTGGCTCATCTAGAAACAACACTTTGGGATGATGCAGGAGACCCCGGGCAATTTCCAGCCGTCTTTTCATGCCTCCAGAAAAAGTTTTTACCAGAGACTTGCGCCGCTCAATCAGGTCTACAATTTTCAACACATGGTTAATTCGTTCCTCTCGCAATTCCTTGGGCACGTTGTAAAGCATGGCATGAAAATAGAGGTTTTCCTCTGCGGTCAGCCTGTTATCCAGAGAAGGGTCCTGAAAAACTATCCCAATGGACTGACGCACCTGGGTAGGCTGCTTCACTACATCGTACCCGGCCAGTTCCACCGTACCAGCGGTGGGTTTTAAAAGAGTGGATAATATTTTAATAGTGGTTGACTTGCCGGCTCCGTTGGGCCCCAGAAAGCCGAAAATTTCACCCTCATTGACGGAAAAGTTTATACCATCTACGGCAGTAATCTCCCCAAACTTTTTGACCAAGTTTTCAATCTTAATGATACTCATCGGTCATCTTTCCCCTGCTCAGTAATTTCCAAAGCAGCCCTTATTTCCTTCAAACCCTCTATCATCGCCGCTGCTTTATCTTCCGAGAGGTGGGAAACCACCTCGGCTATTTGCTGCCGTATCCGCTCCCGGACTTGGGCAAGCTGGTCTTCAGCATCCTCGCTAAGAAACAATCGCACCCGTCTTTGGTCAGCGGGGTCTGTTTTTTTCTGTATCCATCCCTTTTTTGCCAGCTCCTTAACCGCTTTGGAAATATGGGATTTGGCAAAACCGGTTCTGCGCGCCAGTTCACTGACCGTAACGCCCGGTTTCCGTTTGACCTGTCCGGTAATCATTATCGTGGTGAGCGGAAGCTGATGTTCGGTTAAAATCTTCTTTATCTGCTCGGCCAAACCGCGGTTGACCTCCCGCAGCAGTTCGATCAGCATATCATGCGTGTGAGACATAATTCTACCGCCACCTTTTTCACCATTAGTTTTCTGAAGAACGTTCTCTAATAAACAATTATACAAGATTTATAAGGATAATAAATATAAGCCATAGTTTCGCTTACAACTTTGTTTCCAGTTGAGTAATTCCGAGGTATACTGGTGACCTCAAAAGGCCTGGAGGTTTCCCGAACGTTTCAATTAGCGGCACAATGACATCAGGCGGGTCCTTCTATCGGAGTGTTTTTGTTGAGGGATACTCGCCCTTTTCATATCCTTATAATTTTTCAAACTTCTATAAATAAAACTCTGGCTCATCTACCCTTTATTCCTGAAAGTTTTGCAGAACCGTTTGCCTTAAATTCTGTTTCTCTCCTTCAGTCATCAGTAATTCCATTAAGTAACCTATTAAAATGATTCCGGGAATGTTTATCAACCATCTTGTTACGGCAAACGCACGGCCTAGGGCAGATATTTCAAACAGGAACATGGGTATTTTCAGGGTGGACCAAGCTCCCAAGAAAGTGATTACATTGGAGAGTTTTGCTCCCTTTTTTATCATAACAACCGCTACGGGGAACGCGCCATATAGGGGACCGGCAGCAGCCGCCCCTAAAAAAATACTCAGAACTATCCCTGTCAGCCCTGAGTTGTCGCCCATGAGTTTAATAATGGTTTCACGAGGCACCCAGGCGTCAAGGAGCCCAAGAAGGATAAAAATAGGCGGGAGCACGGAGAGCATCTGCTTGAAGTTTATTAAGGTGTTTGTAGCTGTTTTTTGGCCGTTTTCAGGACTTATTAAGGCAATTATCAAGTCGAACAGCAGGATAAACAGTATCCATTTATAACGCTTAAAATTGGTCATGCCAACAACACTCCCATTGCCAGCGCCACCATAACGGCGTAGATAAAACTCAAACCGTTTCTCAAAAAAGCCAACCTTTTGCCGAAAAACTTTATCTCCATTGGCATGGTAACCACGCCCACCATCATCAGCGTAGAGACAAAAGCGGCAATGGGAATCAATCCGGCTCCTTGGTTCAGTAGAGAGGCTGCTAAGGGAAAGGCGACGAAGCCCGGGATCAAGGTTATTGAACCTACTACTGACGCTAGGGCTATTCCCCAAATCCCCGCTTCGCGGCCGATGAATTTACTTATGACTTCTGGAGAAATAAAGGTCATCACCAACCCGATAATTAATAGTACAGCTGCCAGGTCCGGGAATATATTCAAAAATGCTTTGTATGATTTGGTTAAAGCCGATTTCGTTTTTTTTCTATCGGCTATAAACGAGACTGTCAGGCTCAAAATTGAAATTACATATAAGATAAAAGTAAAAGACACGGTACCACCCCCCTGGTTTATGTAAAGTGGAAGGGAGGCTTCAGCTTGCCTCCCGTAAAAAGTATACCGGCGCTAATTCAAGCGGGACGGTTCAGCTTCTTTTTTCAGGCGGGTAACGTTTCTCAAAGTCAGCCAGGAACCCTTCCAGTGAAGCTTTTTTCTTTCGAATACGCATTGCCCATGCTTTAAGGTAACTTTCCCCTTCCGGCGTGAGGGAGTATACCTTGCGTGCTGGACCGCCGCTGCCGGGTTCGAGCCTGGATTCCACCATGCCTTCTACTTCCAGGCGGCGTAGGTGACGGTAAACCACTGCCGGGTCAGGCTGGACTTCAAGGTAGGAAAGTTCGGCCAGCCTTTCCATCAATTCATATCCGTGGGCCGGGTTGTCCTTTAATAAAAGCAACAGGCAAGGAATGAGAAAACCCTCAAGCCGAGGCCCGTGAGAGTGGCAGCATGGACCGTGAAACTGGTGCGTTGACCCTCGATGGTTACACATGATTTCCCCTCCCGGAATACGTTTTGACTACTATTGACATAGTATCACTAGTGACACAATGCTGTCAATGCTTTTTTCCGCCGGTGAGATTAGCAAAACTAAAAACTTTTTTGCCGGTACTGACAGGAGAAAATCAACGGAAGAATTTCAAGCCGGGGACGGTTCTTAACTTGAATAACTAATACTCCCGAGTAAGTTCTGACCCTCACGGAGATCAATCCTTTTTTCTGGGTTGTAACATAGTCAATTGCTTCCTGACAATCAAATATGGACCTTAACTGATATGCTTATAAAATGATGCTTATCTTCGGTTATGCGGTGAATATCGATGTGGACAACATTAAGACCGTGGTATTTGACCAGGATATGTCCTCTTCCAGCCGCAGGCTGTTTCAGAGCTTTGAAGCCACTGGAACCTTTAACGTGGTCGGCCGCGTTTTCAGTTATGAAGAGTTACGCAACAGTATTGACGGCGGATATGCCAGGGTGGGACTAGTGGTCCCACCGGGTAGGAATATTCTTGCTTTCACTGCTGCGATTTAAGAAAAAATTGGATTAGGTTTTTATTTTTTCATTCTTCAATGGAAAAATGCGGAAGGAAATTAGAGAGGGAAAACGAAAGCTTAATCGCGGGTACCTTTAATTTTTGCTAAAATAAGGAAGGAAGCGGGTTTTACGGCTGGGAGGGAATACCATTGTTTAAAAAGCTAGTCAAGTTATCGCTAGTTATAGCTCTGGTATTTGTTCTCTTTGCCGGCCAGGTGTTAGCCGGCGACGTTTTACACCGTTTGACTCACGGGGACCAGTATGCTTTGATCCTGGGTTCAGTTCTTGAGGTAAATGAGGGCGAGATTGAGGTCGAGGTCAAAAAAATATTATCAGGTCGGAAAACCCCTTCCCGGGTGGCCGTGGAACTGGGTAATTATCCCCTTACTTTTGATTTAAAGCGGGGAGACC is a window encoding:
- a CDS encoding ABC transporter permease, encoding MLSLKVIYTIWLREFKTFIRERSRMVGMVGQPLLYLLILGKGITASMNLNNAPAGMDYLRFMYPGIIGMSVLFTSIFSAMSIIWDREFGFLKEVLVAPVPRWAVAVGKVLGGATVATIQSAILIVLAPLAGISLSVWIITKIILLSFLMSFAITSLGVSIAVRMESMQGFQMIMNFLIMPLYFLSGSMFPINTAPEWMKSLMVINPLTYGVDAIRTVVFSGTVIKLGQGIEKSLLEIARQAGLVRWNLSIDILVLMAVAFVLVIVGTLSFSKAD
- a CDS encoding ATP-binding cassette domain-containing protein yields the protein MSIIKIENLVKKFGEITAVDGINFSVNEGEIFGFLGPNGAGKSTTIKILSTLLKPTAGTVELAGYDVVKQPTQVRQSIGIVFQDPSLDNRLTAEENLYFHAMLYNVPKELREERINHVLKIVDLIERRKSLVKTFSGGMKRRLEIARGLLHHPKVLFLDEPTVGLDPQTRNAIWDHVRKLRDEIGITVFMTTHYMDEAENCDRIAVIDYGKIQAIGSPATLKRRLGGDKIVVRGDNGLKEELVSRYNVEVQELQGEYHFTVPNGAEFVPKVVSEFQGRIRSIQVKEPSLDDVFLKLTGRTIRSEEISGREAFRQNVRYRVRRH
- a CDS encoding MarR family winged helix-turn-helix transcriptional regulator, whose translation is MSHTHDMLIELLREVNRGLAEQIKKILTEHQLPLTTIMITGQVKRKPGVTVSELARRTGFAKSHISKAVKELAKKGWIQKKTDPADQRRVRLFLSEDAEDQLAQVRERIRQQIAEVVSHLSEDKAAAMIEGLKEIRAALEITEQGKDDR
- a CDS encoding permease, with the protein product MTNFKRYKWILFILLFDLIIALISPENGQKTATNTLINFKQMLSVLPPIFILLGLLDAWVPRETIIKLMGDNSGLTGIVLSIFLGAAAAGPLYGAFPVAVVMIKKGAKLSNVITFLGAWSTLKIPMFLFEISALGRAFAVTRWLINIPGIILIGYLMELLMTEGEKQNLRQTVLQNFQE
- a CDS encoding permease → MSFTFILYVISILSLTVSFIADRKKTKSALTKSYKAFLNIFPDLAAVLLIIGLVMTFISPEVISKFIGREAGIWGIALASVVGSITLIPGFVAFPLAASLLNQGAGLIPIAAFVSTLMMVGVVTMPMEIKFFGKRLAFLRNGLSFIYAVMVALAMGVLLA
- a CDS encoding PadR family transcriptional regulator is translated as MCNHRGSTHQFHGPCCHSHGPRLEGFLIPCLLLLLKDNPAHGYELMERLAELSYLEVQPDPAVVYRHLRRLEVEGMVESRLEPGSGGPARKVYSLTPEGESYLKAWAMRIRKKKASLEGFLADFEKRYPPEKRS
- a CDS encoding ABC transporter permease; the encoded protein is MLIFGYAVNIDVDNIKTVVFDQDMSSSSRRLFQSFEATGTFNVVGRVFSYEELRNSIDGGYARVGLVVPPGRNILAFTAAI